In Caretta caretta isolate rCarCar2 chromosome 18, rCarCar1.hap1, whole genome shotgun sequence, a single genomic region encodes these proteins:
- the MFN2 gene encoding mitofusin-2 encodes MSLLFTRSKSIVAVKKDKRHMAEVNASPLKHFVTAKKKINGIFEQLAAYIQESSTFLEETHRNVELDPVTTEEQVLEVKGYLSKVSGISEVLARRHMKVAFFGRTSNGKSTVINAMLWDKVLPSGIGHTTNCFLRVEGTDGHDAFLLTEGSEEKRSVKTVNQLAHALHQNEFLNAGSLVSVMWPNSKCPLLKDDLVLMDSPGIDVTTELDSWIDKFCLDADVFVLVANSESTLMQTEKQFFHKVNERLSCPNIFILNNRWDASASEPEYMEEVRRQHMERCTSFLVDELGVVDRAQAGDRIFFVSAKEVLNARIQKAQGMPEGGGALAEGFQVRMFEFQNFERRFEECISQSAVKTKFEQHTVRAKQIAEDVRLIMDSLHIAAQEQRVYCLEMREERQERLGFIDKQLELLTQDYKVKIKQITEEVERQVSNAMAEEIRRLSVLVDDYQMDFHPSPVVLKVYKNELHRHIEEGLGRNMSDRCSNAIAASLQTMQQEMIDGLKPLLPVSLRGQIDMLIPRQCFALSYDLNCDKLCADFQEDVEFHFSLGWTMLVNRFLGPKNSRRALMGYNDQIQRPLPLTPANPSLPPLPQGSMTQEELMVSMVTGLASLTSRTSMGILVIGGVVWKAVGWRLIALSFGLYGLLYVYERLTWTMKAKERAFKRQFVEYASEKLQLIVSYTGSNCSHQVQQELAGTFAHLCQQVDVTRENLEQEIAAMNKKIEILDSLQSKAKLLRNKAGWLDSELNMFTHQYLQQSR; translated from the exons ATGTCCCTGTTGTTCACTCGCTCCAAGTCCATAGTTGCTGTAAAGAAGGATAAAAGACACATGGCCGAGGTAAATGCTTCTCCACTCAAACATTTTGTCActgcaaagaagaaaatcaatGGCATCTTTGAACAGTTGGCTGCATATATCCAGGAGAGTTCCACATTCCTGGAAG AAACACACAGGAATGTGGAACTTGACCCTGTCACCACAGAAGAGCAGGTATTGGAGGTCAAAGGATACCTGTCAAAAGTCAGTGGCATTAGTGAGGTGCTGGCACGGCGACacatgaaagtggctttttttGGCAG GACAAGCAATGGAAAAAGTACAGTGATAAATGCCATGCTGTGGGATAAAGTCCTTCCCTCAGGGATTGGACACACCACTAATTGTTTCCTGCGTGTGGAGGGGACGGACGGTCATGATGCGTTCCTACTTACTGAAGGCTCAGAGGAGAAGAGGAGTGTCAAA ACAGTCAACCAACTGGCTCATGCTCTCCATCAAAATGAATTTCTGAATGCTGGCAGCCTGGTCAGTGTGATGTGGCCCAATTCCAAATGTCCTCTCTTAAAGGATGATCTGGTGCTTATGGACAG CCCTGGCATTGATGTAACCACGGAGCTGGACAGCTGGATTGACAAGTTTTGTCTGGATGCTGATGTATTTGTGTTAGTGGCAAACTCGGAGTCCACGCTGATGCAAACG GAGAAGCAGTTCTTCCACAAAGTGAATGAGCGTCTGTCTTGCCCCAACATATTTATCCTGAATAACCGCTGGGATGCATCAGCTTCAGAACCTGAATACATGGAAGAG GTCCGTCGACAGCACATGGAGCGCTGCACCAGTTTTCTAGTGGATGAGCTGGGTGTGGTGGATCGAGCACAGGCTGGGGACCGCATCTTCTTTGTGTCAGCAAAGGAAGTGCTAAATGCCAGGATTCAGAAAGCTCAAGGGATGCCAGAAGGAG GTGGAGCATTGGCAGAAGGATTTCAAGTAAGAATGTTTGAGTTTCAAAACTTCGAGAGAAGATTTGAG GAATGTATCTCAcaatctgcagtgaaaacaaaGTTTGAGCAACACACAGTAAGAGCCAAGCAGATTGCTGAAGATGTTCGCCTCATCATGGATTCTCTGCATATTGCTGcccaggagcagag GGTTTACTGCCTGGAGATGCGAGAGGAACGACAGGAGCGCTTGGGTTTTATTGACAAACAGCTGGAGCTGCTCACTCAAGACTACAAGGTGAAAATAAAACAGATCACAGAAGAAGTAGAACGACAG GTGTCGAATGCAATGGCTGAAGAGATTAGGCGGCTCTCAGTGTTGGTAGATGACTACCAGATGGATTTCCACCCATCTCCAGTTGTCCTCAAAGTTTACAAGAAT GAACTACATCGACACATTGAGGAGGGTTTGGGCCGTAACATGTCAGATCGATGCTCTAATGCCATCGCTGCTTCCTTGCAAACCATGCAACAAGAAATGATTG ATGGTTTAAAGCCCCTTCTCCCAGTGTCTCTACGGGGTCAGATAGACATGCTGATCCCCCGACAATGCTTCGCACTCAGCTATGACCTGAACTGTGACAAGCTTTGTGCCGACTTCCAGGAGGACGTTGAATTCCATTTTTCTCTTGGATGGACAATGCTTGTGAATAGGTTTTTGGGACCAAAGAACAGTCGCCGGGCCTTGATGGGCTATAATGACCAG ATTCAACGTCCTTTACCTTTAACCCCAGCGAATCCCAGTCTGCCTCCCCTACCCCAGGGTTCTATGACCCAGGAAGAGCTCATGGTGTCTATGGTGACTGGATTGGCATCACTGACTTCCAGAACTTCCATGGGGATCCTCGTGATTGGTGGAGTG GTCTGGAAGGCTGTGGGCTGGAGACTGATTGCTCTCTCCTTTGGCCTTTACGGGCTCCTTTATGTATATGAGCGCCTCACTTGGACTATGAAAGCGAAGGAGCGAGCCTTCAAACGCCAGTTTGTGGAGTATGCGAGTGAGAAACTGCAGCTCATTGTCAGCTACACAGGCTCCAACTGCAGCCACCAAGTCCAACA GGAGCTTGCTGGGACATTTGCTCACTTGTGTCAGCAGGTGGATGTCACACGGGAGAATCTTGAGCAGGAAATTGCTGCCatgaataaaaaaattgaaatcttgGACTCATTGCAGAGCAAAGCAAAACTGCTCAG GAATAAAGCAGGCTGGCTGGACAGTGAACTCAACATGTTCACACATCAGTACCTGCAGCAGAGCAGATAA
- the PLOD1 gene encoding procollagen-lysine,2-oxoglutarate 5-dioxygenase 1 codes for MLPQLLLLPGLVLTLLIAEGSRGSKQEENLLVLTVATQETEGFKRFKRSAQFFNYKVQVLGLDEEWRGDDKKAAGGGQKVRLLKSALKQYADKEDLIILFTESYDVLFASGPAELLKKFKQAKSKVVFSAETFIYPDRRLEAKYPPVQDGKRFLGSGGFIGYAPNLNKLVEDWKGLDNDSDQLFYTNIFLDPEKRENINITVDQRCRIFQNLNGALDEVVLKFENARVRARNAEYDTLPVLIHGNGPTKLQLNYLGNYIPRAWTFETGCTVCDEGLRSLTGFKDDVLPLVLIGVFIEQPTPFLSQFFLRLQNLQYPKKRTQLFIHNHEQLHLSRVDTFVKEHGKEYHAVKVIGPEDHVENADARNMGVDLCRQDPDCEYYFSLDAEVVLKNSKVLRILIEQNKPVIAPLVSRLGKLWSNFWGALSPDGYYARSEDYVDIVQGRRVGIWNVPYISSIYVIKGSTLRSQLNQGDLFHSGKLDADMAFCHNVQDQRVFMFVTNRHQFGHILSLENYQTTHLHNDLWQIFSNPEDWKEKYIHENYTLALKGKLVEMPCPDVYWFPIFTDVACDELVEEMEHFGQWSKGDNTDSRLLGGYENVPTIDIHMNQIGYEREWYRFLLDYIAPITEKFYPGYYTKTQFELAFVVRYKPDEQPSLMPHHDASTFTINIALNRVGIDYEGGGCRFLRYNCSIRAPRKGWTLLHPGRLTHYHEGLPTTKGTRYIAVSFLDP; via the exons AAAACCTGCTGGTTCTTACTGTGGCCACCCAGGAGACTGAGGGATTCAAACGCTTCAAAAGATCAGCCCAGTTCTTCAACTACAAAGTCCAG GTGCTGGGGCTGGATGAGGAGTGGCGTGGTGATGACAAGAAGGCAGCAGGAGGTGGGCAGAAGGTCCGTCTCTTGAAGTCCGCTTTGAAGCAGTATGCGGATAAGGAGGACTTGATCATCCTCTTCACAGAAAG ctaTGATGTGCTCTTTGCATCGGGCCCTGCAGAGCTGCTGAAGAAGTTCAAACAGGCCAAGAGCAAGGTGGTTTTCTCAGCAGAGACCTTCATCTACCCTGACCGGAGGCTGGAAGCCAAGTACCCTCCGGTGCAAGATGGCAAGCGTTTCCTGGGTTCTGGAG GTTTCATAGGTTACGCTCCTAACCTAAACAAGCTTGTGGAGGATTGGAAAGGACTTGACAATGATAGCGACCAGCTCTTTTACACCAATATCTTCTTGGATCCGGAAAAAAGG GAAAATATCAACATCACTGTGGATCAGAGATGCCGGATCTTCCAGAACCTGAATGGAGCATTAG ATGAGGTGGTTCTGAAGTTTGAAAATGCACGCGTGAGAGCAAGAAACGCAGAGTATGACACCCTCCCAGTCCTGATCCACGGCAATGGACCCACCAAG CTGCAGTTGAACTACCTGGGAAACTATATTCCTCGGGCCTGGACATTCGAGACAGGCTGCACTGTGTGTGATGAAGGCCTGAGAAGTCTCACAGGGTTCAAG GATGATGTGTTGCCGTTGGTTCTGATTGGAGTTTTCATTGAGCAGCCCACTCCATTTCTCTCCCAGTTCTTCCTGAGGCTTCAGAACCTCCAATACCCAAAGAAACGCACTCAGCTCTTCATCCACAACCAT GAGCAACTTCACCTGTCTCGGGTGGACACGTTTGTGAAGGAGCATGGCAAAGAATATCATGCGGTCAAAGTGATTGGGCCAGAAGACCACGTGGAGAATGCGGATGCTCGGAACATGGGCGT GGATTTGTGCAGACAGGATCCTGACTGTGAATATTACTTCAGCCTGGATGCCGAAGTGGTTCTGAAGAACTCGAAAGTTCTACGGATCCTGATTGAACAGAACAA GCCGGTAATTGCCCCACTGGTGAGCCGTCTTGGAAAGCTGTGGTCAAATTTCTGGGGTGCGTTGAGTCCTGATGGGTACTATGCCCGTTCAGAGGATTACGTGGATATTGTTCAAGGGCGGAGGGT TGGGATTTGGAACGTTCCCTACATTTCCAGCATCTATGTCATAAAAGGCAGCACCCTGAGATCCCAGCTCAACCAGGGAGACCTCTTCCACAGCGGCAAACTAGATGCAGACATGGCTTTCTGCCATAATGTCCAGGATCAG AGGGTCTTCATGTTCGTGACAAACCGGCACCAATTTGGACACATACTCTCTCTGGAGAATTATCAGACGACTCATCTCCACAACGACCTCTGGCAGATCTTCAGCAATCCTGAG GACTGGAAAGAAAAGTACATCCATGAAAACTACACACTAGCTCTGAAAGGGAAATTGGTGGAGATG ccctgccccgacgTTTACTGGTTCCCTATATTCACTGACGTCGCCTGTGACGAGTTGGTGGAGGAAATGGAGCACTTTGGCCAGTGGTCCAAGGGAGATAACACG GACAGCAGGCTACTCGGGGGTTATGAAAATGTCCCAACTATTGACATCCACATGAACCAAATTGGCTATGAGAGAGAATGGTACAGGTTCCTTCTGGACTATATTGCTCCAATCACAGAGAAATTTTACCCAGGATACTATACAAAG acacaGTTTGAGCTGGCCTTTGTCGTTCGTTACAAACCTGATGAGCAACCCTCCTTAATGCCTCACCATGATGCTTCCACCTTCACCATCAACATTGCCCTGAACCGGGTAGGGATAGATTACGAG GGAGGAGGCTGCCGGTTTCTCCGTTACAACTGCTCCATTCGAGCTCCTCGGAAGGGTTGGACCCTCCTACACCCGGGACGACTGACCCATTATCACGAGGGCCTTCCAACCACAAAAGGGACCCGTTACATCGCAGTGTCCTTTCTCGACCCTTAG